The genomic region CAATTACTCGGCCGCCGCCCGCAACGATCTCGAGGCCTATGCCGCAGGGGTCAATGGGTGGTTGGATCAAATCGCGCGCGAGGCCTTAGGGCGTGGTGCGCCCGAATTGTTCTTGTTTGAACCCGATATCGCCCCATGGCGACCGCAAGACAGTATCGCAATCTCAATGTTGATGGCCCTCACCTTGAGTGACCAAGCGCAAAGCGATGTCTTGCGGGCCCGCGCGATTTTGGCCCTAGATCGCCCTGAACGCATTCGAGATTTGCTGCCCGATGCCCCGGGTGCGGGCATCGCGGCGCTGCCGCAATATGCAAGCCTATTCAACGCCGATCCCAGTGATTTTGCTGAAATCACAACCACGCCCCGCATTGAGGACCCGCTCTATCCTGTGGCGCCCCGCGGCCTTGCGGGGGCGTCCAACGCATGGGCCGCAGCCCCATTTCGCGCGACAAGCGGCGCGACCCTTCTGGCCAATGACCCCCATTTGGGTTTAAGCGCCCCATCGATTTGGTATCTGGCGCGGCTTGAACTGGCCTCAGGCGGGGTAATTGGGGCGACCATTCCTGGCATGCCCATCGTGGCCGTTGGGCGGTCTGATCGTTTGGCATGGGGCATGACCTCGGCCTATATCGATGATATGGATCTCTTCGTTGAAGAACTTGATCCAAACGATCCTACGCTTTACCGCGCGGGGGCGGAGTTTATCCCCTTTGAAACGCGCCAAGAGATTATTCAGGTCGCCGATAGTGCGCCTGTAACCATCACTCTGCGCAACAGCCGAAATGGCCCCGTTATCCCTGCGACCCATTGGGATTTGGGCACGGTCACGCCTGAAAACCATGTCATGGCTTTGGCATGGACGGCGCTCAACCCCCGCAATACCAGTTTGCAAGCGGGGCTTGCCTTGATGCGTGCGCAATCCGTGGATGCAGCCATTCGCGCCACGCGCGCTCATATCGCGCCCTCGCAAAACCTGACTTTGGCCGATAGTGCAGGCAATATCGCGCTGCAGGTCATTGGCCGCCAACCCCGCCGCAATCCTGAGATGATTGGTCAGGGGCGCATCCCTGCGCAAGGATGGCTTGACCAGAACCGATGGCGCGGCATGATGCCCGCTGAGGCCAATCCAAGCTTTGTGAACCCAGAGGGCGGGATCGTTGGCAACACCAATAACAAAACGATAGATCGCGCCTTTCCAGATCATTTGAGCTATAATTGGGGCGATACGCAGCGCGTGTTGCGCTGGCAGCGGTTGATGCAAATGCGCGAAGTGCATACGCGCGATAGTTTCATCGAAGCGCAGCTTGATCCCGTCTCTGCTGCGGCTGTGAATATTCTGCCTT from Rhodobacterales bacterium HKCCA1288 harbors:
- a CDS encoding penicillin acylase family protein; the protein is MGSLLRWFVRITSVVIFVVVVATTIAYWFAARSLPQYNATWRMAGLENGAEIVRAQGAIPHIFGTTDQDVFYGLGVAHAQDRLWQMLVLRRTAQGRLSEIFGDRSLRSDDLMRRLDLEAYAEASYANYSAAARNDLEAYAAGVNGWLDQIAREALGRGAPELFLFEPDIAPWRPQDSIAISMLMALTLSDQAQSDVLRARAILALDRPERIRDLLPDAPGAGIAALPQYASLFNADPSDFAEITTTPRIEDPLYPVAPRGLAGASNAWAAAPFRATSGATLLANDPHLGLSAPSIWYLARLELASGGVIGATIPGMPIVAVGRSDRLAWGMTSAYIDDMDLFVEELDPNDPTLYRAGAEFIPFETRQEIIQVADSAPVTITLRNSRNGPVIPATHWDLGTVTPENHVMALAWTALNPRNTSLQAGLALMRAQSVDAAIRATRAHIAPSQNLTLADSAGNIALQVIGRQPRRNPEMIGQGRIPAQGWLDQNRWRGMMPAEANPSFVNPEGGIVGNTNNKTIDRAFPDHLSYNWGDTQRVLRWQRLMQMREVHTRDSFIEAQLDPVSAAAVNILPLVGAELWFTSTTAPEGTPERMRARALERLADWDGNMNEHMPEPLIYIAWMRALQQRLIRDDIGPLADQFYAVEPIFIERVFRNIDGAAVWCDLRTTSRVETCPEIAEAALDDALLELRETYGANLDSWRWGAAHEAVHRHPVLGQTDLFSWIVNIRQSTSGGPHSLMRGAISWEGNAPYENRHAAGYRGVYDFADLDSSVFVISTGQSGHPLSRHYDDLSELWRRGEYLPMSLDPTLARAGNLGITTLIPR